Genomic DNA from uncultured Desulfosarcina sp.:
ACCTTATCGCTCTCCACGATCACACGGATCTCCCGGCCCGCCTGAATCGCGTAGGTGTTTGCCACGCCATTGAATCCATTGGCGATACCTTCGAGATCTTCGATTCGCCGGATGTAATTTTCAAGTAGTTCTTTCCTTGCCCCGGGACGAGCCCCGGAAAGTCCGTCTGCGGCCTGCACCAGCAAGGCATAGACAGTGGAAGGTGGAACATCTTCGTGATGGGCACCGATGGCGTGAACGACAGCCGCCGATTCGCCGAATTTCTTGGCCAATTTCGAACCGATCACCGCGTGCGGTCCCTCGACTTCGTGATCGATGGCCTTGCCGATGTCGTGAAGCAGCCCCATCCTGCGGGCAAGTTTTTCCTTCAGACCCAGTTCCGAGGCCATCATGCCGCACAGGGCACCGACCTCGACAGAATGCTGAAGAACGTTTTGCGCATAGCTGGTACGATATTTCAATCGCCCCAAATATTTAATCAACTCCCCATGGATGCCGTGGACTCCCAGATCGAAGGCTGCCTGTTCGCCTGCTTCCTTAATCGCAGTATCCACCTCCTGACCGACTTTTTTGACCACATCCTCAATGCGGGCCGGATGAATGCGTCCGTCGGAAATCAACTTGATTAATGACAGTCGGGCAACTTCCCGCCGTACCGGGTTGAATCCAGACAGAATGACGGCCTCCGGCGTATCGTCAATGATCAGATCGATCCCCGTGGCCGCTTCGATAGCCCTGATATTACGGCCTTCACGCCCGATGATACGGCCCTTCATTTCATCGCCGGGAAGCTGAACCACCGATACCGTCCGTTCGGCAACGAAATCTCCGGAGTAGCGCTGGATTGCCGTTGCGATAATTTTTTTCGCCTTTTTATCGGCATCTTCCTTGGCCTCGTTCTCGATCCGCTTGATCAGTTTGGCGCCTTCGTAGCGGGCTTCATTCTCCATGGCACGAATCAGCAGTTCCTTGGCCTGCTCCGCGGTCAGGGTGGAAATCCGTTCCAGTTGTACTTTCTGTTCCTCCAGCAACGCATTGTATTTTTCTTCTTTGCTGGAAATCGATTTGTCCCGGTCCGAAAGGGATTGCTCTTTTCGGGCAATCTCTTTTTCACGCTGTTCGAAAAGATCCGTTTTGCGGTCGATATTCTCTTCTTTTTGAATCAGCCGATGTTCCAGTTTTTTTAATTCCGACCGGGTCTCCTTGGCCTCGGATTCGAATTCGCTCTTCATTCTGAATAAAATGTCTTTGGCCTCAACCCCCGCTTCTTTGATCAAACCGTCGGCTTCATTTTGGGCCGTCTTGACGATCTGCTCCGCTTCAACGGCGGCATCTTTCAATTTCTTTGAGCCGAGGACCCCTCTTAGCACCAACGCAACGGCAAAACCGATGACGGCCGAAACGACCGCGATTACAATTGTATATGTCTCCATTAAATTCTCCGAGCGCTAATCATTATATGTGTAATGGCCCCATGATCCGACAGCCAGACCATGTCCATATTACCGTTTATTTGACGGTTCAGATCGATGCGACGCGCCGCTTTCGCCTTGGTTGCCAAGGATGTGACACATCGCTCACTTCTTCTTCGTTCACGAGCGGTTGTCTCGCGCAGTCAGCAAGAAAGCAAAAAGTGCGATTTTTCCGATTCCATGACCTTGAAAGGAAACAAAAGGAAAGCTGTTCCCGAATGGAGGGGCCGACAGTGTGGCAGGCGGTAAATTTGGAACCCCCGCCATTGTGCCGTGTTGGCAGGTCTTTGATCCATTGGATCAGGTGGGCACCTTGTAGTTTCTTTAGGCTTTTCTGTGCATGCAGAACTTGCTCACCAAAACTAGAGAAGGTTCCCGATTAGTGAGTGTTGGGTCAAAGTTTCCCTTCCAATCACGAACACGGCAGGGGCTGATTCGATACGCTTGTTTGTTGACGATTATAAAAAAGCGGCGTGCACGGGTACCTGACTTCGGCGGACCGAATGACAAAAATCCTTGTCGATCCGTCAAGCCATCGCTTTTTCCAGTTCATTAAGAACCACTGCAGACTTTTCGGTCATACGGCTGAAAAAATGCCGATAATTTTGTTCAAGCTTATAATGCTCGCTCGCAATATTCAGTCCGGTCAGAATCAAGATCGTCTCTTTATCGATATTGACCAATTTTTCGTCAAACTGCGATTGAACCTTATTAACGGCATCCTCAAAACGGGCTGCAACCACTTTTGCATCCGGCGCAGCGGATTCTGTTTGAAAGGTGAATTTTCGACCTAGTATTTGCAGTGTAATCGTTTGTTCCAAGTAGCGTCCGTTTCTGAAAGTCCACCAGTCGGCGTCCTACTCTTCTGTTATCCCTTCTAATCGGCCGATCAGGTTGTCGATTTTGTTCCTGACGAGGGCGGTCAGCTCCTCATGCTTCTTTTCTGCGTCGATTTTTTCCTGTATCAGGTTTTCCAGTTGTCCAATTCGATTGTTCAGGTCTTGATTCTCCTGCTGCAATTTTTTACGGGCCTGAACGACTTGCTCTACTTTTTGTTCAATCAATTCGAATTGTTGTAATATTGCCTCTATATCCAGCATATTATCTTTTCCCTTACTCATGATAGTAACGGTCAACGGTTTTCAAGTCAAGACAATTCAAATGGATCTTTCCGGCTCAAGTACAGGCGGCAAACCGCAGGTCACCCGAAAGAAATGGCTGTTCCAGCGTTAACCGCCCTACGTAAAAAGGGGTGAGCCGAACCCGGCCCACCCCTTTTCTGTTGTCAATCATCAACCGTTCGCTGCGTACCCCGAAAAGGTCAAATAAACGAACCATGGAGCATAGCGGTCATGGATCAGCGTGTCTCTGCGAGATGGATCCGGTTGATTGCACGAAGCAACGCTGCCTTGGCACGGATAAAATCGATGTCCGCCTCTTTGGCCTGCTCACGGAGGCGCTTTTCAGCGCGTTCCGCAGCTTCCTTGGCCCGCTGGATATCGATGTCCTTGCGCCGTTCGGCGGATTCGGCCAAAACCGTGACCCGGTCCGGCAGAGCTTCGGCAAAACCACTGCTGACGAAAACAAAACGTTCTCGGCCGCTTGCGTCCTTGTATTTCAGGGCACCGGTTTTCAGGGTTGTCAGAAATGGGGTGTGGCCGGAAAGTACGCCGAATTCGCCCAGCGTACCGGGGGCCATGACGATCTGGGCCTCTTCGCTGACGACGGACTTTTCGGGGGTAACCACTTCGAGTCTAATGTTTTCAGCCATTTATCGCCTCTTTCTTCGAATTACGCCTCGGACATCTCCTGGGCCGCTTCGAGCACTTCTTCAATGCCGCCTTTCATGTAGAAGGCCTGCTCGGGGATACTGTCGTGCACGCCCTCACAGATCTCCTTGAAGGCACGAACCGTATCTTCGACTTTGACGTATTTACCCGGCTTGCCGGTAAAGGTTTCCGCCACATGGAACGGCTGGGAGAGGAAGCGCTGGATCTTGCGGGCCCGCTGGACGGTGAGTTTGTCCTCATCAGACAGCTCTTCCATACCCAGGATGGCGATGATGTCCTGCAGTTCCTTGTATTTCTGGAGCATGTTCTGCACCTGGCGGGCAACCAGGTAATGGTCTTCACCGATAACCATGGGGTCCAAAATGCGGGAAGTGGAGTCCAGGGGATCCACCGCAGGGTAGATGCCCAACTCAGCGATCTGACGGGAAAGTACCACGGTACCGTCAAGGTGCGCAAAGGTCGTTGCCGGGGCCGGGTCGGTCAAGTCGTCGGCCGGGACGTACACGCACTGAACGGCGGTAATGGAGCCTTTGTCCGTGGAGGTGATGCGCTCCTGCAATCCACCGAGGTCGACGGCCAGCGTCGGCTGGTAACCAACGGCGGAAGGCATACGTCCGAGAAGGGCCGAAACCTCGGAGCCTGCCTGGGTGAACCGGAAGATGTTGTCGATGAAGATCAGCACGTCCTGGCCTTCCTTGTCACGGAAATATTCCGCACAGGTCAGGGCGGACAGGGCTACGCGGGCACGGGCGCCCGGCGGCTCCGTCATCTGGCCGTAAACCAGAGCGGCTTTGGGAAGAACGCCGGACTCTTTCATCTCGTGGTACAGGTCGTTGCCCTCGCGGGTACGCTCGCCCACACCGGCAAACACGGAGATACCGCCGTGCTGCATGGCGATGTTGTTGACCATTTCCATCATGATAACGGTCTTTCCCACGCCGGCGCCGCCGAACATGCCCATTTTACCACCACGGGGAAAGGGCACCAGCAGGTCGATCACCTTGACGCCGGTTTCCAGCACGCGGACTTCGGTGTCCTGCTCGGTAAAAAGAGGAGCCGGGCGATGAATGGGCATCATCTTATCCTGGCTGACCGGACCCAAGCCGTCCACGGGGCGGCCAACGACGTTGAGCACGCGGCCCAGACTGGCTTCGCCCACGGGCATCATGATCGGGCTGCCGGTGTCTTTCACCTGCATGCCGCGAACCAGGCCGTCGGTTACATCCATGGCAATGGTACGCACCACGTTGTCGCCGAGATGCTGAGCCACCTCGATCACGAGATTGTCCTCTTGGTCGTTGATGGCCGGGTTGGTTACCAGAAGTGCGGTCAAGATATTCGGCAACTGCCCCTGTTCAAATTCAACGTCGACGACAGGCCCCATAACCTGTGTAATTTTACCTAAGTTCTCTGCCATTTACAGCCTCCTAAATTGAGTATTAACCCTTGAGGGCCTCGGCGCCACCGACAATATCCATCAGATCTGCGGTAATGGCTGCCTGTCGGGCTTTGTTGTATGCGAGAGTCAAACTGTCGATCATGTCGTTGCACGCCTTGGTGGCGTTGTCCATGGCGCTCATCCGAGCGGCATGTTCGCTGGTGGATGTTTCCAGCAGCGCCCGGTAGATCTGGACATACACGTTGCGCGGCAAAAGATCTCCCAGAAGTTCTTCGGGAGACGGCTCGCAGATGTGTTCCGCCTGGTATTCCTTGTTGGCATCATCTTCCGCCTCGTCTTTCACAATGGGCGGAATCGGCAACAGCTGCTGAACCACCGGCGGCTGTTTGGCCATGCTCACGAATTCGGCGTAAACGATATGAACTTCGTCGTACTTGCCGTCCAGAAAACCGTCCACCAGTTTCCGGCCGGCAGTCGAAGCGACGCTGAAGCCGAACTTGCTGCCCACGATCCCCAGATGTGCTTCGACAATCTCATGACCGTTTTTACGGGACCAGTCGCGGCCTTTTTTGCCGAAACAGGTGAGTGAATATTCGGCATCTTCGATGCCGTTGTTCTTGATGTAGTTTTTGACCGCATCGGTCAGGTTGATGTTGAAGCCGCCGCACAACCCCCGATCCGAGGTGCACAGCACAATATGGATCTTGCGCACCGCTTCTTTGGGGATCAACAACGGGCTGGCTTCCTCTCCGGCCTTTTCCGCCAGACTGCCAAGGACTTCAGAGAATTTTTCGGCATAGGGACGAAATCCGTCCATCGCCGTTTGCGCACCGCGCAACCGTGAGGTTGCCACCATGTTCATGGCTTTGGTGATCTGCTTGGTCTTCTTGACACCCTGGATTTTTAACTGGACATCCTTTAATGATGGCATAAAGTTGTCGTCCTTATCGCATGTGTTCTGATTTCAGCAGTTTACCCCAAAGCTACGATTTGATGGTATCCTTGAATTCCTCGCCGTAGGCCTCTAAGGCCGTCTTGAGCAGGCCGTCGATCTCTTCGGTGATATCCTGGGCCTCTTCCAGTTTGGAAAAGATCTGCGGATAACGCTCTTCGACGAAGGGATAGAGACCGGCTTCGTACTTGGCGACGACGTCGGACGGGAATTGATCCAAATAGCCGCGGGTGGCCGCGTACAGGATGGTCACCTGCTTTTCGTGGGACAGCGGCTTGTACTGCGGTTGTTTCAGCACCTGCACCAGACGCTCACCACGGGTGAGCTGACGCTGGGTGGCTGCATCCAGGTCGCTGCCGAAAGCGGCGAAGGCCTCCAGCTCGCGGAACTGGGCCATATCCAGGCGCAGGGTACCGGCCACTTTCTTCATGGCCTTGGTCTGGGCGGCACCACCGACGCGGGATACCGAGAGACCGACGTTGATGGCCGGACGGACGCCGGCGAAGAACAGGCTCGGCTCCAGGTAGATCTGACCGTCGGTAATGGAAATCACGTTGGTCGGAATATAGGCCGAAACATCACCGGCCTGGGTTTCGATGATCGGCAGGGCCGTCAGGGAACCGGCACCCAACTCGTCGCTCAGCTTGGCGGACCGCTCCAGCAGACGGGAGTGGTTGTAGAAAATGTCGCCCGGGAAGGCTTCACGTCCCGGAGGCCGTCTGAGCAACAAGGAAACTTGGCGGTAGGCGGCAGCCTGCTTGGAAAGGTCGTCGTAAATGATCAGGGCGTGCTGGCCTTTATCCCGGAAATATTCGCCCATGGCGCATCCGGCGTACGGGGCCAGGTATTGCAGGGTCGCCGGGTCGGAGGCGCAGGCGGCAACGATGGTGGTGTACTCCATGGCGCCTTCCCGTTCTAGAATGGCGGCCACCTGGGCGACGGTGGATTTTTTCTGTCCACAGGCCACATAGATACAGAATACATCCGTATTTTTCTGGGCCAGGATGGCATCCACGGCTACGGCGGTCTTTCCGATCTGGCGGTCGCCGATGATCAACTCGCGCTGACCTTTGCCCACCGGAGTCATCGCGTCGACCGCCTTGAGACCGGTGTAGCAGGGTTCGTGGACCGATTTTCTGGCGATGACACCGGGGGCCACCATCTCCACACGACGGGTTTCCGGGGTGTCGATGGCACCCTTGCCGTCGATGGGCTCCCCTACGCCGGAAACCACGCGACCAAGCACGGGCTCGCCGACGGGAACCTGGGCGATCTTACCGGTCCGCTTGACCATGTCGCCCTCTTTGATGCCGGAGTCATCACCCATGATGGCAATACCCACGTTGTCCTCTTCCAGGTTGAGTACCAAACCGAGGACGCCACCGGGGAACTCCACCAGTTCGAGTGCCATGGCTTTTTCCAGACCGTAGACGCGGGAAATACCATCGCCGACTGACAAAACGACACCGGTTTCGCTCAGTTCGATTTTCTTGTCGTAATCCGTGATCTGTTCTTTAATGATCTGACTTATTTCTTCAGCTCTTAGTTCCATTAGACACTCTCACCCCTTTTTAAAGATTCTCTCATATTGAGCAGTTGGGTCCGTACACTGCCGTCCAAAACCAGATCGCCGATCCGGGTTACAATACCGCCGATCAGTTCCGGATCCTGCTCAACCTCCAGAATAATATCCTTACCTGTCCGTTTGGACAGGGCTGACTGAATTTTCTCGATGGTTTCAGAGGACAGCTCCGTGGCCGAAACCAGGCTGGCCCGGGCAACGCCCTTGAGTTCATCGGCAAACTTCTGGAAAAAGTCGTTGATGTTACTCAAAAACCCGATCCGCCCCTTGTCGAACAGGAAATAGATGAACGTGGTCATGGCCTTGGAAAAATCCAGTTTGTCCATCACGCCCTTCAACACATTTTTACGCCCTTCCACATCGTAGAGCGGATTGACCAGCACCTGTTGAAGGCTCTTTTCCTGCTCGATCAGTTTTGCGAAAGCGCCCAACTCTTCCCGGTAGGTATCGGTCTGTCCGTCTTCCTTACCGATCAGCAGAAGCGCTTTGGCATACCGCCTTGCAATCGCCAGATTCTTCACTATGCCACCACCTTCTCTAAGTATTCGTCCACCAGCTTTTCCTGGTCATCCGAATTGATCCGTTCCTTGATGATCGCCTCGGCCTTTGCCAGCGCCTTCTCCACAATTTCAGCCTTCAGGTCCGCCTTGGCCTGCTGGAATTCGTATTCGATATTCTTGCTGGCCTGCTCTTTGAGCTTCTCGGCGGCCGCCTCGGCCTCCTTCAGGATCTTGGCTTTGGCATCCTCACCCTGTTTCACATACTCGGCGAGGAGCGCTTCGGCCTCCTTGTCCAGTTCGGCCATTTTGGCATCGTATTCGGCAAGTTTGGCCTCTGCTGCCTTTTTCTTTTCCTCAAGCTCTTCCAGTTGCTCTTTGATGCCCTGGATCCGTCCGCCCAGAGCCTGGGAGACCGGTTTTTTGAGAACCAGAAAAAGACCGATGAACAGTACTGCAAAATTCATCACCCGATACGTGTCCGTGGCCACCCATCCCTTGTGGGCGGCTTCGCCGTGGTCACCCGCGTCGGAAGACGCCAGCGCCAGGGTGCCCCCACACAAAAGAAGCGCGGCCAGGACCAGTGGCAATGTCCACCGGGCACAGCTGCGCTTCCTTGAAAAAAATGGAACTTTCATTAAGCAACCCTCCCCAATATTTTTTTTCCAATCGCATCTGCGAATGCGTCCACTTCTTCTTCGAGTGCTGCTTTTACGGCGCCCACTTCCTGGGCGATTTTTTCCTTGACCTGCTTGAGTTCGGCCTGGGCGGATTCGTTGATCTTCCCGATGATGGCTTTTTCTTCTTCCGCAGCGGCCTGCATCAACGCTTCCTTTTCCTTCTGTCCCGAGGCCCGGGCTTGGCGAATGCCTTCGGCATAAGCGTCCTCTTTGGCTTTGACCTGCTCGGCCGATCCGTCAATGGTCGACTGCATGCCATCCACCTTCGCTTTGCGTTCCAGCAGGATTTTTCGAATGGGCTTGTACAGCACCATGTTCAAAATCCAGATCAACAGCAAAAAATTCACCATCTGTACAAGTAGGGATCCATCGACGCTAACCATCTATAGGCCTCCGTTGAAATAAGATTTCAATCGCTAAAAAAACAATATATTCTCTGTGAAAGATATAACTTACGAAAGGTACGAACTCCGGCGGTCTATATCACCAGGACCGCCGAATTGTCAAAGGTTTTTTAAATGGACAGCTCTTCAGAAGGATCGAAATCTGCGTTTCGATTCATTTCCGATCATTTTAACGAATCGTAACTACGCCGCATTCCAAGGGATTCGATTGTCTTCAGCCCGGACCTGCAAATGGCCGTTCGAAATACCCGCCAACGGCGTTTAAAAAAAGATGCCTTAATCGGCTTTTTTTTCGATGGGTTTTCCCGTCGCCGGTTTGGACTCGGCCGGCAGCGGCTCCGGCTTGCGCATACTGCACTTGCCGTTGAACACCACGCCGGTTTCGATGGCGACCACGGGGGATTGAATGTCACCGGTAATCTTGGCCGGCGGGTAGACTTCGATCCGCTCGGCGGCCTGGATATAACCGTTTACCGTTCCTTTGACAATGGCGGTGCCGACCCGGATTTCGGCATCCACCGTGGCCCGTTCGCCAATGATCACCGTCCCTTTTTCCGAAAGGATCTTGCCGTTGACATTGCCGTCCAGGCGAATGGTGTCGTTGAAGGTCAAGGTCCCCTCGATGGCGGTTCCCACCCCCAGCAGGGTGGAGATATGATCCGAGCTTTCGTTTTTCTTCATTGTTTTCACCTGTTTTCTTTTGGCAAACATGATTTGCTCCAACTTATTCGAATTTGAACCTGCGCATGCTGACATTCATCAGCAACCCGACGCCCATCATCATGGTGATGATCGACGACCCGCCGTAACTGATGAAGGGCAGGGTCACGCCCACCACCGGCATGAGCCCCATGACCATTCCGATGTTGATCAGCACCTGCCAGGCGATCATCGATGTCACCCCCACGGACAAAATGGTGCCGAAGGGATCCCGGCACCGGCCGGCAATGTTCAACCCCCAGGTGATGATGATCAGAAACAGAACGATCACCGTCAGCGATCCCATCAACCCCCACTCTTCGGCCAGCACCGAAAAAATGAAATCCGTATGCTGTTCGGGCAGAAAGGACAAGGCGTTTTGGGTTCCTTTTAAAAATCCCTTGCCGGTCAGCATCCCCGAGCCGATGGCGATCTTGGATTGAATGATATGGTAGCCGGCGCCCAGCGGATCACGATCCGGATTTAAAAATGTCAGGATGCGCTGTTTCTGGTAGCCGCGCAGGAAAAACCACACCAGGGGCACCATCAGGGTAAAGGTGGCGATCAGCCAGGTCAGGGTTCTGCGCTCGATCTTGACGAATAGGGTCATGGCGCCGGCAATCAGGGCGATCACCATGGCGGTGCCCAGGTCCGGCTGGCGGACAATCAGGCCGAAAGGCAGCACCGTCAGCAAAACCGGAACCGCCAGGTCCCGCAGATTGAGGCCCTCGGTGTTGATGATTTTGGCGAAATAGCGGGCCAGGATGATGATGACGGCAATCTTGGCCATTTCCGAGGGCTGGAGCGAAAACGGCCCCATGGGCAGCCAGCGTTTGGACCCGCCCACGATCTTGCCGAAAAAGAGCACGACGACCAGGGAACCCACCGACATCAGATAAATAAAGGTGGCAAACCGTTCGATCTGTTTGTAGTCGAACAGAAAACAAAAAACCATGGCCACGAACCCGACGCCGTACCAGATCAGCTGCTTTTTGAAAAGCAGGATGTCCGGTTCCACCATGCCGGCCGACACGGCGCTGTACAGCGCCACCAGCCCCGCCCCGCCCAGGGCCAGGGTGAGCAGCAGCAGCCCCCAGTCAAAGCATTGCAGCAATCGTCGATCGAACATGACAAATGATCCTATTGATGCGTTGTCTCTCCGGGCGACGCCTTGTCGGTCTGCCCGGTGGTATATATTTGAATCAGTTCGGCGGCAACCGGGGCGGCGGCGGAAGATCCGTGCTCGCCGTGCTCGATGATCACCGACACGGCAATCACGGGATTCTCCCGGGGGGCGTAGGCCACGAACCAGGCGTGATCCTTGATCGGATCACCCTCCCCGTCGCCATCGGCATCCTCCTCCTTGCGTCCCACCACCTGGGCGGTTCCGGTCTTGCCGCACATGGCCACCGATTCCAGACGGCTGGCATAGGCCGTTCCGTGCGGCTTGTTGACGGCCCTGAACAGCCCCTCCTGCACGATCTTCAAAGTGGATGCACTGACGGGCAGCCGCCCCACCACCTCGGGGGAACTCTGGTAGACCACCTGCCCGTCGGCCGTGCGGATGGATTTGACGATCCGCGGCCGATACCGGGTTCCCCCGTTGCCGACAGCGGCGGCGACCATGGCCATCTGCAACGGCGTCGCCAGGTTGAATCCCTGACCGATGACCACGGAAAGGGTTTCCCCCTTCTGCCAGGAGATGCCGGTCCGCTTTTTCTTCCACTGGGCCGTGGGAATCAGACCGCCCTCTTCGTGGGGCAGATCGATGCCGGTCGGCTCTCCCAAACCGAAGGCCCGGGCATACCAGGCCAGGCGGTCCACACCCAGTTCCTGACCCACCTTATAAAAATAGACGTCACAGGATTCCTGAAGCGCCTTGTAGACATCCACTTCTGCATGCCCCCACTTTTTCCAGCAGCGGTAGGTCCGGTTGCCGAATTTGAGGAAGCCTGGGCAAAAATGGGTGGTATTCGTATCGATCACCCCCTCTTCCAGTCCGGCGGCGGCGGCGATGATCTTATACGTCGATGCCGGCGGATATTCGGCCTGGATGGCCTTGTTGGAAAGGGGCCGCTGCGGGTCGGAAATCAACGCATTCCAGGCATCGTGGGACAGGCCGGTGATAAACGCGTTCTGGTCATAGGACGGGCTCGAAGCCATGGCCAGCACCTGCCCGGTGGACGGATCCACCGCTACGGCTGCACCAGCCTGGTCCGCCAGCAGTTGCTCCGCCTTCTGCTGGAGCATCTGATCGATGGACAGGAAAATGTTGTGGCCGGGCGTTGCCTCCACGGTACTGATGACCCGGACCACCTGGCCGGTGGCGTTGACCTCCACCTGCTGGCCGCCGCGCTTGCCGCGCAGCCAGTGCTCCGCCTGGCGTTCGATGCCGTACTTGCCGATGAAATCGCCGGTCCGGCAATCGCCGTAACGCCCGCTTTTCAGTTCTTTTTCGCTGATCTCG
This window encodes:
- the mrdA gene encoding penicillin-binding protein 2; this encodes MTDYLDNVDSEWFDQRLSFVLTIVVAAFVVLIARLLYLQVIEGAELRRLSEINSIRLRSMDAPRGLIYDTHNRLMADNRPSYDLSVIVKDANPLEETIAKLARYTGIDESEFWETMEQQKGKRAYKPVLLKSDIGRDALAAIEVNRWDLPGIVVGVSPRRDYIFSPSAAHILGYMGEISEKELKSGRYGDCRTGDFIGKYGIERQAEHWLRGKRGGQQVEVNATGQVVRVISTVEATPGHNIFLSIDQMLQQKAEQLLADQAGAAVAVDPSTGQVLAMASSPSYDQNAFITGLSHDAWNALISDPQRPLSNKAIQAEYPPASTYKIIAAAAGLEEGVIDTNTTHFCPGFLKFGNRTYRCWKKWGHAEVDVYKALQESCDVYFYKVGQELGVDRLAWYARAFGLGEPTGIDLPHEEGGLIPTAQWKKKRTGISWQKGETLSVVIGQGFNLATPLQMAMVAAAVGNGGTRYRPRIVKSIRTADGQVVYQSSPEVVGRLPVSASTLKIVQEGLFRAVNKPHGTAYASRLESVAMCGKTGTAQVVGRKEEDADGDGEGDPIKDHAWFVAYAPRENPVIAVSVIIEHGEHGSSAAAPVAAELIQIYTTGQTDKASPGETTHQ